The sequence CACGCACCAGGCGTACCGCGGACGGCTCGGTGCCTAACGCCGCCAGCAGATCCTCGGCCGCCGACGGCCCGGCCAGCAGGCGCTCGAAGTAGTCGGTGCGCCCACGTTCGATGTGGTGCGGGGCGGCGCCCCACAACTCGTCGAGGAAGGACTGCACCGTCACCGGCGCCAGCAGCCAGCCCAGCGGGGATTCCAGGCTCTCGATCTCCGGCACCGGCCTCAAGCGCGGGTAAGCAACAGGGTGTGCGGCACCCCGGCCCGTCCAAGCAGCTGACGCCACGGCGGCTTCAGCAGCCCCACCGCCTCATCGGTCGGCACCACCTGCGGGTTCGTGACGGCGAACGTCTTCCCGCCGACTTTGACCCGCCCGCCGTCGGCGGCCTGCAGGTTCTTGACCCAGTCGCGGCCGGTGCCGTACGGAAGCAGCACCGCGACGCCGTCGTCGGTGTGGAACATCGAGACCGGGGTGCGGTAGGTGGTGCCGGAGCGCCGG is a genomic window of Mycolicibacter heraklionensis containing:
- a CDS encoding nitroreductase family deazaflavin-dependent oxidoreductase; protein product: MQFSERRARFNRVVTNPLFRPICGWVPMWSIVEHTGRRSGTTYRTPVSMFHTDDGVAVLLPYGTGRDWVKNLQAADGGRVKVGGKTFAVTNPQVVPTDEAVGLLKPPWRQLLGRAGVPHTLLLTRA